Proteins from one Malania oleifera isolate guangnan ecotype guangnan chromosome 4, ASM2987363v1, whole genome shotgun sequence genomic window:
- the LOC131153980 gene encoding glycine-rich protein 5-like: MEPWAAVLIAFSWLFFMVVLLACLRCGCGVGISGGGGGDRGHGGIEGGHGVSIDIGGGDWGGGGGDFGGGGGCDGGGGGGFSGGGGCDGGGGGGGGGGGGGCDGGGGGGC, from the coding sequence ATGGAACCTTGGGCAGCTGTACTCATTGCTTTCTCTTGGCTTTTCTTCATGGTAGTCCTTTTGGCTTGCCTCCGTTGTGGTTGCGGCGTCGGGATTTCTGGGGGCGGCGGCGGTGATAGGGGTCATGGTGGCATCGAAGGTGGTCATGGCGTGAGTATAGACATTGGCGGCGGTGATTGGGGTGGCGGAGGCGGTGATTTCGGTGGTGGAGGAGGTTGCGATGGCGGTGGCGGTGGAGGATTTAGTGGCGGAGGTGGCTGTGATGGTGGCGGTGGCGGAGGCGGAGGCGGCGGCGGAGGGGGCTGTGATGGCGGAGGTGGAGGTGGGTGTTGA